The genomic region CCCGTGAGCTGCGCGAGCGCGCGTTCTTCGCGCCGGCCAGCAGCCGCTTCAAGATCTACGTGATCGACGAGGCGCACATGGTCTCGACACAGGGCTTCAACGCCCTGCTCAAGCTCGTCGAGGAGCCCCCGGAGTACGTCAAGTTCATCTTCGCCACCACCGAACCGGAGAAGGTCCTCGGCACTATCCGGTCGCGGACCCACCACTACCCGTTCCGGCTGATCCCGCCGAAGGTGCTCCGCCCGTACCTCGAGCAACTCACCCAGGCCGAGGGCGTCGCGGTCGAACCGGCGGTCTTCCCGCTCGTGGTCCGTGCCGGTGGCGGCAGCGCCCGGGACAGCCTCTCCGTGCTCGACCAGCTCATCGCTGGCGCCGGCCCCGAAGGCGTCAGCTACGCGCGGGCCGCGGCCCTGCTCGGGGTCACCGACGCCGCGCTCATCGACGAGATGTGCGACGCGCTGGCCGCCGGGGATGGCGCCGCCGCGTACGCCACGGTCGACCGGGTGGCCGAGGCCGGCCACGACCCACGCCGGTTCGCAGCCGATCTGCTGGAGCGGCTGCGCGACCTGATCGTGCTGCAGCAGGTGCCGGACGCCGCCGCGAAGGGCCTCATCGACGGCCCCGCCGACCAGATCGAGCGGATGGCCGCCCAAGCCTCCCAGCTCGGCCCGGGCACGCTGTCCCGCTGCGCCGACATCGTCCACGACGGCCTGGTGGAGATGCGCGGCACCACCGCGCCCCGGCTGCTGCTGGAGCTGATCTGCGCCCGGATGCTCCTGCCCGGCGCCGACGACTCCACCCGCGGCCTGCTCCAACGCCTGGAACGCATGGAGCGCCGTCTCACCCTGACCGGCACCGACGCGCCGCCGGCCGCCGCAACCAACCCAGGGGTACGCCCACAGCAAGCCCCTCCGGTTCCGGCTGCCGCACCGACCTCTGCACCGCCATGGTCCGTCGACCCGGTGGCGCCCTCGGCGCAGACCACCGCTGCCTCGGGTGTTACCGATTCCGGCTCTGCCGCGTCGCATGCTGCGGGTGTCGACTCGCCGATCGCGGTGTCGCCCGGCGCGTCAGCCGGCGGGCAGGCAGTCGCCGATCGGGCCGTACCCGTCTCGCCCGCCGGGCCGGGCACCGGCTCGCCGGCCCCACGCCGTGTGGTGCCGCCGTCGGCGGTGCTACCCGACCCGGCCACGCCCGAGCCGCCTCGACCGGGTGCGCCGGCCGCTGCGCTGGACGCGGTAGCGGTCCGACGGGTCTGGCCCGACGTGGTCGGCAAGGTCAACCGGACCAACAAGCGGATCGCCGCCCTCATGCGCGACGCCGTGGTACGCGAACTCGACGGCGACATGCTGGTGTTGACGGTGAAGTCGACAGTGCTGGCCAAGATGATGGCCGACCACGCGGCGGTGCTCACCGATGCGCTCTACGAGGAGTTGGGCGGGCGCTGGCAGATCCGCTGCGAGGTGGCCGGCGAACGGGGCGCCGCGTCGCTGTCCGGCCCGCCGCGCTCGCAGCCAGCCGCACCGGCCCGTCCCGCCGCACCGCCGGCCGCACCTGCCGAGCCGTCGGCACCGAATCCATCTGCCGCAGTCGCAACGCCGGGCACGGAGCCGGCCGCGACGAGCCTGAACGCCCCGTCGGGCGCACCGGGTGCCTCGAACATGCACGGCGCTGCCGCCGCAGGCGCGCAACCCGCCTCGGGGAACGTGCACGCCACGTCGGGCGCGCAGCCCGCGACGAGCATCAACACCACTGCTGCTCCGCCGAGCGCTCAGCCCACCGCGCGGATATCAACCGCCGCTTCCGGCCCGACCAGCGCGCCGCCTGCCCAAGCGAATCCGACAGGCGTCGCCGGCCCGGGTGCCCGTGGCGGCGTAGCTGCTGGAACGGGTGCGCCCGGTGGCCAGGGCTCCGGGGGACCCGCCTCCGGTAGCCACGGCAACGGTGGCCTGGGCTCTAGTGGCCTGGGCTCCGGCGGCCACGGTGCGGGCCAGCAGGGTGGAGCGCCGCCCACCGCTGCGGCGGATGACGATGACGACTGGCCGGAGGCGGCCCGCCCCGGCGGCGATGCCGCCGCTGCCGAGGCGACGGATGACGAGGACTGGCCGGAGGCCGCCCGTCCGGGTGGCGTGTCGGCCGGAAGCGACGCGGGCACCGGCGCACTTGACGGCTCCGGCTCGGCGCCTACAGCGACCGGCACGCACGGCACGGGCACTATCGGCACCGGCAGTAACGCCACGGGCACTATCGGCACGGGCAGCAACGCCACGGGCACTATCGGCACGGGCAGCAACGGTGCCGGCGGTCACGGCACCGGCGCGCACAGCGCTGGAGCAGGTAATTCCGGTCCAGCCGCCAGCGGCGGTAACCCGGGGGCGCGCGGGAACTCGGCACCGGCGGCCCGGCAGCCGGCTTCAGCCGGTGGTGCCCCGGTGAGCAGTGCCATCGCCGCAGCTCGCGCGGCGGCTGCGGGGCGCGGTGCGCGTACCGCATCGGCAGGCCGGCCTCCCGCGGACGCCGAATGGGCCGGCGAACCGCCCTACGACCCGGACTTCGACGGACCGTTGCGGGGCGGGCGGCCCGGCGCGGCGGCACCGGCGGCGACGCCCACCTACGAGGGATTCGACCCGGGCGACGAGCCGTTGGACGAGGTCATCGACGAGAAGACCGCCCGGGAGTCCAGCGAGGAGCAGGCGGTACGGCTGCTCCGCGAGACGTTCGGCGCCGAGAAGATCGACGAGGTCGACGCCCGCTAGTCAAACCGTGCGCGCCCCAACCTCGCCCGTCCCAACCTCGCGCGTCGATCATGGAGTTGTGGTGGGGGACAAACCACCCTTCACTGATCAAAGCGGGCACCACAACTCCATGATCGACGGGGCGAGGGTGGGACGGGCAGGGCGGGGCTAGGCGGGGCAGGGGCGCCGGGGGCTGGGGTTGGAGTTTCGGCTAGTAGGACTCCTGCACAGCAGGCCCACAGGGGGAACGGGAGTACGGCTATGCGTTCCATGCCTCCTACCCCGATCCCTATGCCTTGTTGGGCGGCGAACAGCACTGTTCCTACCAGCGCGGTGAGCCCGGCGGCGAGGGTGAGCCGCCGCCACCGGCCGAGCAGTGTGCTGCCTGGGGCGAAGCCGGCGAGGAGCAGGCCGATGTTGCCCACTCCCATGATCAGGAACGCGCCGAGGACGTGCAGGTTCTCGTCGACGTCGGCCGGGTAGCGGGCGGCGAGGGCGTACCCGATGGTGGCCAGCAGTAGCAGCGCCTGGGCCGAGCGGACCACACCGCCGCGACCGAGGATGCGCCAGGTCAGCAGGAGGCCGACGGCGAGGAGTGCGGCGGTGGCCAGCATCGCGGTGTTCATCAGCGGGTGCCAGGGCGAGCAGACGTAGCGGGGGCGGGTGGTGTCCCAGATCCCGCAGTGGACGTTGCCGAGGTCGCTGATGTTGTTGGTGGCCCAGCTGTAGGTGGGGTCCTGCCAGCGCAGGCCGGTCACCAGGTTGGCGACCAGGAAGACCGGTGCCGCGGCCACCAAGCACAACGCGCCGACGCGGCCGGTGCGGTTGAGATTCATGACGTCGAGCAGACCAGCGCGGCGGTGCCCGGCGCACTACCGCCAGATGGCCGATTGAGGGTGGTGGTAGCCGTACCCGGGGTCGTTCCGGCTGCTCGGCGTGGGCGCGCGCACCGGGCGGGGCGGGGGCGGCCACAGCGGTTAGGCTGGGCGGCGGCCGAGCAGACGAGTGCGAGAAGGAGCCATCCGTGCGCCCAGGTGGACAGCCGAACATGCAGCAGATGCTGAAGCAGGCGCAGAAGATGCAGCAGCAGATCGCCGCCGCGCAGGCCGAGTTGGCCGAGGCCGAGCTGACCGGTACGGCGGGCGGTGGACTTGTCACCGCGACCGTGTCCGGCTCCGGTGAGCTGAAGGCGATCAAGATCGACCCGAAGGCCGTCGACGCGGACGACGTTGAGACGCTTGAGGACCTTGTGGTTGCGGCCGTGCACAACGCCGCCGAGGCCGCACGGGAGCTGACCGAGCGCAAGATGGGCCCGGTCGCCGGTGGCATGGGCGGCCTCGGCCTGCCCGGTTTCTGAGCCGGCAGATGTACGAAGGTGCCATCCAGGACCTGATCGACGAGCTCGGTCGGCTGCCGGGCGTCGGCCCGAAGAGCGCTCAGCGGATCGCGTTCCACGTCCTGTCGGCGGATCCGGCCGACGTCAACCGGCTGGCCGGCGCGCTGCGCAAGGTCAAGGAGCTGGTGCGGTTCTGCACGACCTGCTACAACGTGGCCGAGTCCGAGCAGTGCCGGATCTGCCGCGACCCGCGCCGCACCAACGAGGTGCTGTGCGTGGTCGAGGAGCCCAAGGACGTGGTGGCCATCGAGCGGACCGGCGAGTTCCGGGGTCGCTACCACGTGCTCGGCGGCGCGATCAATCCGCTGGAGGGGATCGGGCCGGACAACCTGCGTATCCGGGAGTTGCTGATCCGGCTCGGTGACGGGACGGTGCGGGAGTTGATCCTTGCCACCGACCCGAACACCGAGGGCGAGGCGACCGCCACCTACCTGGCGCTGATGGTGAAGCCCATGGGCATCGCGGTGACCCGGTTGGCCAGTGGGCTGCCGGTCGGGGGCGACCTGGAGTACGCCGACGAGATCACCCTTGGTCGGGCCTTCGAGGGGCGCCGGGCAGTCTGAAATCCGTTTCGTGCAGCCGATGGTCGGCACCCGGTCCGGGTGCCGACCATCACCACGTCATGCCCTTGTCGCTGCCCTGAATTGATCTGACACCTGCGTGCTCATCGGGCCGGTTAGACGTAACAGTTTGGCATCGTGGATTCAGATTGTTCGGTGCAGAGCGATGTTGGCCTTCGATTCGAATGTCAAACGGCTGTTGGGGCACGATCCGATACCAACCGTCCACCCGCCTGTTTCCGGCTGGACGCCACGGGAGCTATGGTCACCGCCATCGGTGACCCCTGTCACCACGTTGTCCGTACCCCCAAGGACGAGGTGAAGCACGATGCGTGCACCCAGGCCGAAGGTCGCGATCGCGGCCGTCGCGGTCGCGGCCCTCGCGGTAGCAGGCTGCGCCGAGAGCAACCGCGACGACAGTTCCAGCGATAGTAAGAAGGACACCCTCGTCTTCGGCGTCGCCGGAGACCCGAAGGTGCTCGACCCGAGCTTCGCCAGCGACGGCGAGTCGCTGCGTGTGGCGCGTCAGGTCTTCGAGACCCTGGTCCGCCCGGAGGAGGGTGGCACCAAGGTCACCCCCGGTCTGGCCGAGTCCTGGACCCCGGACGCCGCCGGCACCACCTGGACCTTCAAGCTCCGCTCCGGTGTGAAGTTCCACGACGGCACCGACTTCAACGCCGAGGCCGTCTGCGTCAACTTCAACCGTTGGTACAACGCCAAGGGCCTCATGCAGAGCCCGGACGTGACCGCGTACTGGCAGGACGTCATGGGTGGCTTCGCCGCCAACGAGAACGCGGACCTGCCGCCGAGCCTCTTCAAGTCCTGCGCCGCCAAGGACGCGACCACCGTGGACCTGTCGTTCACGCGGGTCTCCAGCAAGATCCCGGCCGCGCTGATGCTGCCCTCGTTCTCCATCCACAGCCCGAAGGCGCTGCAGGAGTTCGACGCCAGCAACGTGGGCGGCACCGCGGACGACATCAAGTACCCGTCGTACGCCACTGAGCACCCGACCGGCACCGGCCCGTTCAAGTTCAAGTCCTGGGACGTCGCGAACAAGACGCTGACCCTGGAGCGCAACGAGGACTACGCCGGCACCAAGGCCAAGCTGAAGACCCTGATCTTCAAGACGATCTCGGACGAGAACGCTCGCAAGCAGGCGCTGCGCTCCGGTGACATCCAGGGTTACGACCTGGTTGGCCCGGCCGACGTTGAGCCGCTGAAGAGCGAGGGCTTCAACATGCTCACCCGCCCGGCGTTCAACGTGCTCTACCTGGCGATCAACCAGAAGGGCAACCCGAAGCTCGCCGACCTGAAGGTCCGGCAGGCCATCGCGTACGCGCTGAACCGTCAGCAGCTTGTCGACTCGAAGCTGCCCCCGGGCGCCAAGGTCGCCGACAACTTCATGCCCGACACCGTCGAGGGCTGGAACGGCGACGTCACCAAGTACACCTACGACCCGGCCAAGGCGAAGGCGCTGCTGGCCGAGGCCGGCGCGTCGAACCTCACGCTGAAGTTCCACTACCCGACCGAGGTCACCCGGCCGTACATGCCGAACCCGAAGGACATCTTCGAGCTGCTCTCGGCGGACCTGAAGGCGGTCGGCATCACGGTCGAGGCGATCCCGCTCAAGTGGAGCCCGGACTACCTCAACGCTACGACCTCGGGCAACAAGCACGACCTGCACTTCCTCGGCTGGACCGGTGACTACGGCGACGCCTACAACTTCATCGGTACGTTCTTCGACCGGCCGAAGGACGAGTGGGGCTTCAACAACAAGGCCCTGTTCGACCAGTTCAAGGACGCGGACGGCACCGCCGACATCGCGGCCCGGACCGAGAAGTACAAGGCCCTGAACAAGTCCGTGATGGACTTCCTGCCTGGTGTGCCGATCTCGCACTCGCCGCCGGCGATCGTGTTCGGCAAGGACGTGACCGGCGTCAAGGCGAGCCCGCTCACCGACGAGCGCTTCGCCACCGCCGAGTTCAAGTAAGTCCTGATCTGACGCAAGGAACGCGGGCGGGCGCTGTCGCACAGCGCCCGCCCGCAACCCTCCGCACCCCTTCGAGGCCGCCGTGTTCCGGTTCATCGTCAGGCGCCTGCTTCAGCTGATACCCACGCTGTTCGGGCTCTCCCTTCTGCTCTTCATCTGGCTCCGCCGGCTGCCCGGCGGCCCGGAGACCGCGATCCTCGGCGAGCGCGGTACGCCCGAGATGCGTGCCGCCATCCGCCGCAACATGGGCCTCGACGAGCCCATCCTGGTGCAGTACGGGCGGTTCGTTCGCCGGATGATCAAGCTCGATCTGGGCACCTCGACCTCCACGAAGCGGGCGGTCACCACCGAGTTCATCGAGCGCTTCCCCGGAACCGTGGAGCTGACGATCACCGCGATGGTGATCGCGATCGGCGTCGGCATCCCGCTGGGCTATCTGGCCGCCCGCCGTCGGGGCCGGTTCCTGGACCACGCCTCGGTGGGCGGGTCGCTGATCGGCATCTGCATCCCGGTCTTCTTCCTCGGCTACGTGCTCAAGGCGATCTTCTCGGAGAACCTGCACTGGTTCCCGTCCAGCGGTCGGCAGGACCCGACGCTCGGCGCGACCCGGATCACCAACTTCTTCGTCCTCGACGGGCTCATGACCCGCGAGTGGGACGCGGCAGCCGACGCCCTCTGGCATCTCGTGCTGCCCGCCATCGCGCTGGCCAGCATCCCGCTGGCGATCATCGTCCGGATCACCCGGGCGAGCGTGCTGGAGGTGCTCAACGAGGACTTCGTCCGGACCGCCGAGGCCAAGGGTCTGACCGAGCGGACGGTCCGTACCCGGCACGTGCTGCGTAACGCGATGCTGCCGGTGGCCACGTCGATCGGCCTGCTCGCCGGCGGTCTGCTCTCCGGCGCCGTACTGACCGAGACCGTCTTCGCCTTCAGCGGCATCGGGGCCTTCGTCGCCGAGGCCATCGGCCAACGCGACTATCCGGTGCTGATGGGCTTCATTCTGATCATCGCGGTGGTGTACGTGCTGGTGAACCTTCTGGTCGACCTCTCCTACAGCTTCATCGACCCGAGGGTGAGGGTGCGATGACCCTCAGCCCGGGCAAGAAGCGCGAAAAGATCGACCGGCTCTCGGAGTTGGCCGCCCGCGACGACGAGCGTGGCGTCAGCCTGTGGCAGGAGGCTTTCCGCCGGCTGCGCGGTAACCCGGCGGCAGTCGTCGGTGCGGTCATCCTGGCGATCTTCGTGTTGGTCGCGGTGATCGGGCCGTTCCTCGTGCCGTACGCGCCGACCGACACGATCGGCATCCGTGAGGGTCTGATCAAGCCGGGTGTCATCCCCGGCCCCAACGGCGACCACTGGTTCGGCTACGACCACCAGGGTCGTGACGAGTTCAGCCGGATGATTGTGGGTGCCCGGCAGACTCTGCTGGTCGGCGTGGTCTCCACACTGATCGGCCTGGCGGTCGGCGCGCTCATCGGCGGCGTCTCCGGTGCCGCGGCCGGCCTCGGTGGCCGGTGGGGGCGGTGGATCGACACCACCCTGATGCGGTTCGTCGACATGCTGCTGGCGATGCCGAGCCTGCTGCTGGCGGTAAGCATCGCCGCGCTGCTCGGTGCCAGCCTGACCACTGTGATGATCGCGGTCGGCGTGGTCTCGGTGCCGGTCTTCGCCCGGCTGCTGCGCGGCTCGATGATCTCCCAGGCCAACAGCGACTACGTGCTGGCGGCCACCTCGCTCGGCGTGAAGAAGTCGAAGATCGCACTGACCCACGTGGTGCCGAACTCCCTCGCCCCGGTGATCGTGCAGGCCACCCTGACCCTGGCCACCGCGATCATCGAGGCCGCGGCGCTCTCGTTCCTGGGTCTGGGCAACCCCGACACCGCCGTACCGGAATGGGGGGTCATGC from Micromonospora profundi harbors:
- a CDS encoding DNA polymerase III subunit gamma and tau yields the protein MTLALYRKYRPRTFAEVIGQEHVTEPLSQALRSGRLNHAYLFSGPRGCGKTSSARILARSLNCEQGPTPEPCGKCESCRSLANDGGGSIDVIEIDAASHGGVDDARELRERAFFAPASSRFKIYVIDEAHMVSTQGFNALLKLVEEPPEYVKFIFATTEPEKVLGTIRSRTHHYPFRLIPPKVLRPYLEQLTQAEGVAVEPAVFPLVVRAGGGSARDSLSVLDQLIAGAGPEGVSYARAAALLGVTDAALIDEMCDALAAGDGAAAYATVDRVAEAGHDPRRFAADLLERLRDLIVLQQVPDAAAKGLIDGPADQIERMAAQASQLGPGTLSRCADIVHDGLVEMRGTTAPRLLLELICARMLLPGADDSTRGLLQRLERMERRLTLTGTDAPPAAATNPGVRPQQAPPVPAAAPTSAPPWSVDPVAPSAQTTAASGVTDSGSAASHAAGVDSPIAVSPGASAGGQAVADRAVPVSPAGPGTGSPAPRRVVPPSAVLPDPATPEPPRPGAPAAALDAVAVRRVWPDVVGKVNRTNKRIAALMRDAVVRELDGDMLVLTVKSTVLAKMMADHAAVLTDALYEELGGRWQIRCEVAGERGAASLSGPPRSQPAAPARPAAPPAAPAEPSAPNPSAAVATPGTEPAATSLNAPSGAPGASNMHGAAAAGAQPASGNVHATSGAQPATSINTTAAPPSAQPTARISTAASGPTSAPPAQANPTGVAGPGARGGVAAGTGAPGGQGSGGPASGSHGNGGLGSSGLGSGGHGAGQQGGAPPTAAADDDDDWPEAARPGGDAAAAEATDDEDWPEAARPGGVSAGSDAGTGALDGSGSAPTATGTHGTGTIGTGSNATGTIGTGSNATGTIGTGSNGAGGHGTGAHSAGAGNSGPAASGGNPGARGNSAPAARQPASAGGAPVSSAIAAARAAAAGRGARTASAGRPPADAEWAGEPPYDPDFDGPLRGGRPGAAAPAATPTYEGFDPGDEPLDEVIDEKTARESSEEQAVRLLRETFGAEKIDEVDAR
- a CDS encoding DUF998 domain-containing protein, giving the protein MNLNRTGRVGALCLVAAAPVFLVANLVTGLRWQDPTYSWATNNISDLGNVHCGIWDTTRPRYVCSPWHPLMNTAMLATAALLAVGLLLTWRILGRGGVVRSAQALLLLATIGYALAARYPADVDENLHVLGAFLIMGVGNIGLLLAGFAPGSTLLGRWRRLTLAAGLTALVGTVLFAAQQGIGIGVGGMERIAVLPFPLWACCAGVLLAETPTPAPGAPAPPSPALPVPPSPRRSWSCGARFDQ
- a CDS encoding YbaB/EbfC family nucleoid-associated protein — encoded protein: MQQMLKQAQKMQQQIAAAQAELAEAELTGTAGGGLVTATVSGSGELKAIKIDPKAVDADDVETLEDLVVAAVHNAAEAARELTERKMGPVAGGMGGLGLPGF
- the recR gene encoding recombination mediator RecR: MYEGAIQDLIDELGRLPGVGPKSAQRIAFHVLSADPADVNRLAGALRKVKELVRFCTTCYNVAESEQCRICRDPRRTNEVLCVVEEPKDVVAIERTGEFRGRYHVLGGAINPLEGIGPDNLRIRELLIRLGDGTVRELILATDPNTEGEATATYLALMVKPMGIAVTRLASGLPVGGDLEYADEITLGRAFEGRRAV
- a CDS encoding ABC transporter substrate-binding protein, producing the protein MRAPRPKVAIAAVAVAALAVAGCAESNRDDSSSDSKKDTLVFGVAGDPKVLDPSFASDGESLRVARQVFETLVRPEEGGTKVTPGLAESWTPDAAGTTWTFKLRSGVKFHDGTDFNAEAVCVNFNRWYNAKGLMQSPDVTAYWQDVMGGFAANENADLPPSLFKSCAAKDATTVDLSFTRVSSKIPAALMLPSFSIHSPKALQEFDASNVGGTADDIKYPSYATEHPTGTGPFKFKSWDVANKTLTLERNEDYAGTKAKLKTLIFKTISDENARKQALRSGDIQGYDLVGPADVEPLKSEGFNMLTRPAFNVLYLAINQKGNPKLADLKVRQAIAYALNRQQLVDSKLPPGAKVADNFMPDTVEGWNGDVTKYTYDPAKAKALLAEAGASNLTLKFHYPTEVTRPYMPNPKDIFELLSADLKAVGITVEAIPLKWSPDYLNATTSGNKHDLHFLGWTGDYGDAYNFIGTFFDRPKDEWGFNNKALFDQFKDADGTADIAARTEKYKALNKSVMDFLPGVPISHSPPAIVFGKDVTGVKASPLTDERFATAEFK
- a CDS encoding ABC transporter permease → MFRFIVRRLLQLIPTLFGLSLLLFIWLRRLPGGPETAILGERGTPEMRAAIRRNMGLDEPILVQYGRFVRRMIKLDLGTSTSTKRAVTTEFIERFPGTVELTITAMVIAIGVGIPLGYLAARRRGRFLDHASVGGSLIGICIPVFFLGYVLKAIFSENLHWFPSSGRQDPTLGATRITNFFVLDGLMTREWDAAADALWHLVLPAIALASIPLAIIVRITRASVLEVLNEDFVRTAEAKGLTERTVRTRHVLRNAMLPVATSIGLLAGGLLSGAVLTETVFAFSGIGAFVAEAIGQRDYPVLMGFILIIAVVYVLVNLLVDLSYSFIDPRVRVR
- a CDS encoding ABC transporter permease; this encodes MTLSPGKKREKIDRLSELAARDDERGVSLWQEAFRRLRGNPAAVVGAVILAIFVLVAVIGPFLVPYAPTDTIGIREGLIKPGVIPGPNGDHWFGYDHQGRDEFSRMIVGARQTLLVGVVSTLIGLAVGALIGGVSGAAAGLGGRWGRWIDTTLMRFVDMLLAMPSLLLAVSIAALLGASLTTVMIAVGVVSVPVFARLLRGSMISQANSDYVLAATSLGVKKSKIALTHVVPNSLAPVIVQATLTLATAIIEAAALSFLGLGNPDTAVPEWGVMLADAQQYLGIRPSLAIYPAVAIIITALGFTLLGEAMREALDPKLRK